A genome region from Triticum aestivum cultivar Chinese Spring chromosome 2B, IWGSC CS RefSeq v2.1, whole genome shotgun sequence includes the following:
- the LOC123040799 gene encoding protein RICE FLOWERINGUS T 1 — protein MANDSLTRAQIVGDVLDPFVSLVPLTVMYDGRPVFNGMEFRSPAVSLKPSVEIGGDDFRVAYTLVMVDPDAPNPSNPTLREYLHWMVTDVPSSTNDSFGKEIVPYESPSPTMGIHRMVLVLYQQLGRGTVFAPQARQSFNSRSFARRFNLGKPVAAVYFNCQRPTGTGGRRFT, from the exons ATGGCGAATGACTCCTTGACAAGGGCACAGATAGTTGGAGATGTTctagacccatttgttagcttggTGCCTCTAACTGTGATGTATGATGGGAGGCCTGTGTTCAATGGCATGGAGTTTCGCTCACCAGCAGTCTCTCTGAAACCCAGCGTTGAGATAGGCGGTGATGATTTTCGTGTGGCCTATACTCTA GTTATGGTGGATCCTGATGCGCCTAATCCCAGCAACCCAACCCTGAGGGAGTACCTGCACTG GATGGTGACTGATGTCCCATCATCAACAAATGATAGCTTTG GAAAAGAGATCGTGCCATACGAGAGCCCAAGCCCTACCATGGGCATCCACCGCATGGTGCTGGTTCTGTACCAGCAGTTGGGGCGGGGGACGGTGTTCGCGCCGCAGGCACGCCAGAGCTTCAACTCACGCAGCTTCGCACGCCGCTTCAACCTCGGCAAGCCCGTCGCTGCCGTGTACTTCAACTGCCAGCGTCCCACAGGCACTGGTGGGAGGAGGTTCACCTGA